The sequence AAAAATTTCCCAAAAATTTTCGTCAAATATAAAATACTTTTAAGGGTACCTTTTGTCACTCGGATAGACTCGTTCCAATGACCAAAATACTTGTCTATAAACTTCATTAGCAAGAAGTTCGTATAGGTTTTCTTTTCTAGCGTACAAACATGTCATAAAGATACTCTATTTTTACTCGGGACACCCAAATCGGTGTCCCTAAGTTTATAAGTAGCTGAAAACCAGACAGTTATAAAAGCAAAATTAAAAGCCTGTCGAAGTCAGGAGAATCAGCCCTTTTGTATATAACTTTAAAAACAATTGCTAAGCCTTATTTTTTCTGAATATCTTTCTTCCATTTTTCTTTATTCATTAAATCGCCAGTTTCTGTATAATGCTTCCATTTTCCTTTTTTCATACCATCTTTATATTCGCCTTCAATTTTTATATTTCCGGAGTCATAAAAGAATTTTGCTTCACCATTTGGTTCTCCATCTTTGAATTTTATATTTGATTTTGGTTCGTTATTAGTATAAAATTCCAAATAAGTACCTTCAATTTTCCCATCTTCAAATGTGGCTTGAGCTTTTGATGTGCTTTCTTTTTTGTCGTGGTATAGTGTTCCTTTGCCTGTAGGTTCGTCTTTTTCGAACATTAGCGATCCCCAAATATTTCCATTTTCATAATAGTATCTCCACATTCCTTCACGTTTATCCTTAATAATGCGACCTTCAGCTTTTATTTGAGTGCTATCTTCGTCCCAGTAAATTTTGCAAGTTTTCCCATCTTCATATTTTTCAGGCTTTTCTATTTCTAATAATGAGTCAAACTCTGCTATATATAAATCTTCGGCACTGTTTTCAATATCTTCAAGTTCAGATTCGTAAAGGGCATCAGCATTATGGACAACTATTAATTTGTTTTCAAATAAGTTTTGTTTTTTCGATACAAGCTGAAAACCGATGTTTTGAAATGATGATAAAATCTCTCTACTTTGTTTTATATTATTTTTTTGTTCAGGCTTTGCATAGTAATATAAATGACTGTAGATTTTTGGACCTTGCATAAAAATTGAAATATTTGCTTCGTCATCAAATTGCTTTAAAAAAGTTTTAAATTCCGAGTTGTTTTCTAAAATTCGTCCTTTTTCATAAGCATCAATCATATCTAATAAGCAGCTAGGGGAGTTGCTGAAAACAACAAATTCTTCCATAAAAATATAGTATGGTTTTTCAAGTTTTGCAAACATTTTTCCGAAAAACATACGGAAGAACCCATTTAAACCAAAATAATATATCTTGAAATTTTTATACTCATTTTCTTTAATTTTAATAGGTGTGCGATTTTTAATTTTATTAGTGATTTTATTTAAGCCATTTATCGCTTTTTCTATGTCTTTTGTGTGAATAATTGTTAAAATATCGTATTCTCTTGAATTTGGAGTAGGCGGTAGTTTCAGTAAAGCAATTTCAGTCCCAATCCATGAAAAAAAGTCTTCTTCTAAATTAATATTAAACATTTTTTCAACTCTTTTTAATGTTTTTTCATATGATTCAGAATTGCTAGCATCTGAAAATTTGAATTCATTTTTTAGGTTTGTAAACAAATCCATGTAATCAGCAAAAGATATTGAAAGATATAATGCGAAATCCGAAGGAATAATTTTGTATGCTTCTATTGGACCTTTTTCAATTCTACTCAGCATTTCTATATAACTGCGGGCGGAATCTTTTAATATAGTGCTTCCTTTAAAATGCAATATTTCATCATCTAACTCTATATCGAATGCAGACCAAGCAAAGATGCGTTTTAATTCGCTTAATAAGTCTTGTGAATCGCTTAAATAATAGCCAATATACGTTGATAGAAAGTCGTAATTTGCATAAATTCTGAATAATTTATTGTCATTTATAGTTGCAGAAACTATTTTAAAGTTTTTGTCATTTTCAATATAGCTTTGTTTTTGGGCATTGATAATTGCATTTTGAACAATATTTTTATTGTATGAAACCATGAAAACATTGTCTATAATTGAAATATAAAACACATCATCGCTGGATTTGTCGGATATGATTAATAATTCAGTGTCTTCAAATTTCTCTCGACCCATGTCATATCCATAAAAACTTACAATACCACCAATGTAATTTTTAATGAATGCGAATTTTCCTGCTTGCTTTAAATCTACTAAAAATAAAAAGTCAAAATCTTTTTTAGGAAGGAGGTGGCAGCTTATTAGCAATGGTCTGTTTTTAAAAAGCATATCCAATGTTTCATTATCTTTAATTAAAGAGTCCAGCATTAGAGCACTTTCTTGGATACTATTGAAAAGAGGGTCGCTAATAAGATGTTTCCACATTTTGCTATCAGACAGTTTATTCCAGCCTTTTGTTAAATTATCAGTTTCAATAATATATACGGCATCATTGGGCACATAATTCCAAATATCTCTTTTAGGGCTAGTTTTAAAATAAAAATATGTAGCAACTGCTCCAACAGTAATAATTATTGCTGTTAGAGATATGAGAAAAATTTTTGTAGCTTTTTTCATTTTTATAAATATTTACACAAACCTACGTTTTTTTTAAGAAAAAGCAATTAGTTTTTGTAAAAAAATAATTTTAAAAGATATATTTTTTATATTGAAATTATAATGCTATTTTTACAAAGTCATATTTTTTACTACAAACGAGTAAGTAACCGAAAAAAGTATAATAGTGTTAGGTATAATTATTAAATTTTCAAAATTATGAGTGCAGAATTAACTAAATCTACAAAGCAAATTTACACAGGTGTTTTAATTATTGCTCTATCAAGTGTTTTGTTAGCAATTACAAGTTTCATTTTGTTTGTTATATCAGCTGTTGTAATAAATAAAGGTGATATGTCCATGTCAGCGTCTTTTTCTTTTATGGCAATTTTAGGTCTTATTGTTGTTGTATTTGGAATTTTATCTTTTGTTGGATACATAATTTATTTTTTAGGAATAAACAAATTCAAAACACTTGTAAATAACAATGATAAGCCGGCTGCAAAAATATTATTTTTAGGGGTGTTATTAAGTTTA is a genomic window of Bacteroidales bacterium containing:
- a CDS encoding DUF3352 domain-containing protein, yielding MKKATKIFLISLTAIIITVGAVATYFYFKTSPKRDIWNYVPNDAVYIIETDNLTKGWNKLSDSKMWKHLISDPLFNSIQESALMLDSLIKDNETLDMLFKNRPLLISCHLLPKKDFDFLFLVDLKQAGKFAFIKNYIGGIVSFYGYDMGREKFEDTELLIISDKSSDDVFYISIIDNVFMVSYNKNIVQNAIINAQKQSYIENDKNFKIVSATINDNKLFRIYANYDFLSTYIGYYLSDSQDLLSELKRIFAWSAFDIELDDEILHFKGSTILKDSARSYIEMLSRIEKGPIEAYKIIPSDFALYLSISFADYMDLFTNLKNEFKFSDASNSESYEKTLKRVEKMFNINLEEDFFSWIGTEIALLKLPPTPNSREYDILTIIHTKDIEKAINGLNKITNKIKNRTPIKIKENEYKNFKIYYFGLNGFFRMFFGKMFAKLEKPYYIFMEEFVVFSNSPSCLLDMIDAYEKGRILENNSEFKTFLKQFDDEANISIFMQGPKIYSHLYYYAKPEQKNNIKQSREILSSFQNIGFQLVSKKQNLFENKLIVVHNADALYESELEDIENSAEDLYIAEFDSLLEIEKPEKYEDGKTCKIYWDEDSTQIKAEGRIIKDKREGMWRYYYENGNIWGSLMFEKDEPTGKGTLYHDKKESTSKAQATFEDGKIEGTYLEFYTNNEPKSNIKFKDGEPNGEAKFFYDSGNIKIEGEYKDGMKKGKWKHYTETGDLMNKEKWKKDIQKK